The following are encoded together in the Planctomycetota bacterium genome:
- a CDS encoding UbiA prenyltransferase family protein, with product MNPWVSLFRPGDWVKNVFVLLPMLFWFSGQGRDTSHEVLHDKLIALLLAFIAFCVTASGTYAVNDAHDAAEDRKHPVKRSRPVASGAIGEGTATTVGVLLMIAGTLLGWWINTSTGMIMLSYVVLQLIYNVRFKVTPFVDVAIVATGFCLRAAVGATSIQVKISIWLILCVFFLTLFLGFTKRLCDKASAENAVRQGEIVEWKSRAGYDSRDELNWLLALSAGLVLVTYLMYTLSEHANGLYGSRALGLSLLTPFVAISIHRFYRRANLGLSDKPLETLTEDRVLLAAIGLYFVGALLVLYYPPVERILGEMLVR from the coding sequence ATGAATCCCTGGGTGTCCCTCTTCCGTCCCGGCGACTGGGTCAAGAATGTCTTTGTGCTTTTGCCGATGCTCTTCTGGTTCTCCGGTCAGGGCCGCGACACCTCACATGAAGTCCTGCACGACAAGTTGATCGCGCTGCTGCTGGCCTTCATCGCATTCTGCGTGACCGCCAGCGGAACCTACGCCGTCAATGACGCCCACGATGCCGCCGAGGACCGCAAGCATCCGGTGAAGCGCTCGCGCCCGGTCGCCTCCGGCGCGATTGGCGAGGGAACCGCCACCACCGTCGGCGTGCTGCTGATGATCGCGGGCACGCTGCTGGGCTGGTGGATCAACACCAGCACCGGCATGATCATGCTGAGCTACGTGGTGCTGCAACTGATCTACAACGTGCGCTTCAAGGTGACGCCCTTCGTCGACGTCGCCATCGTGGCCACCGGCTTCTGCCTGCGCGCCGCGGTGGGCGCGACTTCGATCCAGGTGAAAATCTCCATCTGGCTGATCCTCTGCGTCTTCTTCCTCACGCTTTTCCTGGGCTTCACCAAGCGGCTCTGCGACAAGGCCTCCGCAGAGAACGCGGTCCGGCAGGGGGAGATCGTGGAATGGAAGTCGCGCGCCGGCTACGACAGCCGCGACGAGCTCAACTGGCTGCTGGCACTGAGCGCCGGCCTGGTGCTGGTGACCTACCTCATGTACACGCTCTCAGAGCACGCCAACGGACTCTATGGCAGCCGCGCGCTGGGGCTCTCGCTGCTCACGCCCTTCGTGGCGATCAGCATCCATCGCTTCTATCGCCGCGCCAATCTCGGCCTGTCGGACAAGCCGCTTGAAACGTTGACCGAGGACCGCGTGCTGCTGGCGGCGATCGGCCTCTACTTTGTCGGCGCCCTCCTGGTGCTCTACTACCCGCCCGTCGAACGCATCCTTGGGGAGATGCTGGTGCGCTAA
- a CDS encoding YmdB family metallophosphoesterase yields the protein MRILFLGDVVGAPGRGAIQKHLPELREKHAVDVAIVNGENIRNGSGITPDLLLSLLDAGADAVTLGDHVYRDPKITASLEDPAVRVCRPANLSDRAPGKRWVRIPAAAGRPRDVFVTTLLGRIYFPLPADDPFAAADRVLKELPEKRPLVIVEAHMEVTSEKAALAHHLDGRVAAVIGTHTHVPTADARILSGGTAFITDVGMCGPCDGVIGRDASRVVHHMTTALPVQYEVSAGEVRVSGVLIEVSSDTGLALKIERVEAGEDRKTSTIS from the coding sequence ATGCGAATTCTCTTCCTTGGGGATGTGGTGGGGGCGCCGGGCCGCGGCGCAATTCAAAAGCATTTGCCGGAGTTACGCGAGAAGCACGCGGTGGATGTGGCGATCGTCAACGGAGAAAACATCCGCAACGGCTCGGGGATTACTCCCGATCTGCTGCTTTCCCTGCTGGACGCGGGGGCGGACGCCGTGACGCTGGGCGACCACGTCTATCGCGATCCCAAGATCACTGCGTCGCTGGAGGATCCCGCCGTGCGCGTCTGCAGGCCCGCGAATCTTTCCGACCGAGCTCCCGGCAAACGCTGGGTACGCATTCCCGCAGCGGCGGGGCGGCCGCGCGATGTCTTCGTGACCACGCTGCTGGGCCGCATCTATTTTCCACTGCCCGCTGACGATCCATTTGCAGCCGCCGACCGCGTGCTCAAGGAACTTCCCGAGAAGCGCCCCTTGGTGATCGTGGAAGCCCACATGGAAGTGACCAGCGAGAAGGCGGCCTTGGCGCACCATCTGGATGGCCGCGTCGCCGCCGTCATCGGAACTCACACGCATGTGCCCACCGCCGACGCGCGAATTCTTTCGGGCGGCACCGCCTTCATCACCGACGTGGGCATGTGCGGCCCCTGCGATGGCGTGATCGGCCGCGACGCGAGCCGCGTGGTGCACCACATGACCACGGCGCTGCCGGTCCAGTATGAAGTCTCCGCCGGCGAGGTGCGCGTTTCCGGCGTCCTGATCGAAGTCAGCAGCGACACCGGCCTGGCCCTGAAGATCGAGCGCGTGGAAGCGGGCGAGGACCGCAAGACCTCCACGATTTCTTGA
- a CDS encoding IPT/TIG domain-containing protein, with protein sequence MNPTSNSIAKSIAPFFLFVTATIALIALPQAAMASAISVLCWGDNAYGQCTVPAAADGTVTQIAAGGYHTIALKSNGSVLCWGRNSETQCNVPATAISGVTQVAGGLYHTVALKGGAVLCWGNNNYGQLTVPAAANSGVTQVAAGGFHTIALKGGAVLCWGYNADGECNVPAAANSGVIQIAGGLIHTIALKSDGSVLCWGDNTFGQRTVPAAANSGVVQIAGTGYHSIALKSNGSVLCWGNNGDGQSNVPTIANSGVAQIAGGGYLTIALKGDGSVLCWGANNLGQRTVPTTAGYGISGISGGLNHTVALTGPPSVKGVVPASGPSTGGTSVTITGFNLGTTTGVSVGGVAASSIVVVSPLQITATFPAHAAGLTSISITNPDGVFASPNVFFYEGTSTCPMDLDDSGEVDGGDLGLVLLEFGPCP encoded by the coding sequence ATGAACCCGACGTCCAACTCGATCGCAAAATCGATCGCGCCATTTTTCCTCTTCGTGACCGCGACGATCGCATTGATTGCACTGCCCCAGGCCGCGATGGCCAGTGCCATCTCCGTGCTTTGCTGGGGCGACAATGCCTATGGACAGTGCACCGTCCCGGCCGCAGCCGATGGCACCGTCACGCAAATCGCCGCCGGCGGCTACCACACCATCGCGCTCAAGAGCAATGGATCCGTGCTCTGCTGGGGCCGCAACTCCGAAACCCAGTGCAACGTGCCCGCCACGGCGATCTCGGGAGTCACGCAGGTCGCCGGCGGCCTTTACCACACCGTCGCGCTCAAGGGCGGCGCCGTGCTCTGCTGGGGCAACAACAATTATGGCCAGCTCACAGTTCCCGCCGCCGCCAATTCCGGAGTCACACAGGTTGCCGCGGGCGGCTTCCACACCATCGCGCTCAAGGGCGGCGCCGTGCTCTGCTGGGGCTACAACGCCGACGGCGAATGCAATGTTCCGGCGGCCGCAAACTCCGGCGTGATCCAGATTGCGGGCGGCCTGATCCACACCATCGCGCTCAAGAGCGACGGCTCCGTGCTTTGCTGGGGTGACAACACGTTCGGGCAGCGCACCGTTCCCGCGGCGGCCAATTCGGGAGTCGTCCAGATCGCCGGCACCGGCTACCACTCCATCGCGCTCAAGAGCAACGGCTCGGTGCTTTGCTGGGGCAACAACGGCGATGGCCAGAGCAATGTGCCGACGATCGCCAATTCGGGTGTCGCTCAGATCGCCGGCGGCGGCTACCTCACGATCGCGCTCAAGGGCGATGGAAGCGTGCTCTGCTGGGGAGCCAACAATCTCGGGCAGCGCACCGTACCAACGACCGCGGGCTACGGAATTTCAGGCATCTCCGGCGGCCTGAACCACACCGTCGCGCTGACCGGGCCGCCATCGGTCAAGGGCGTGGTGCCGGCTTCCGGACCGAGCACCGGCGGCACCAGCGTGACGATCACCGGATTCAACCTCGGCACCACGACTGGCGTGAGCGTGGGCGGAGTCGCGGCGAGCAGCATCGTGGTGGTCTCGCCGCTGCAGATCACCGCGACATTCCCGGCGCATGCCGCGGGCCTGACCTCCATCTCGATTACGAATCCCGACGGAGTCTTCGCCTCGCCCAACGTCTTCTTCTACGAGGGGACCTCCACGTGCCCGATGGATCTGGACGACTCAGGCGAGGTCGACGGCGGCGACCTTGGATTGGTGCTGCTGGAATTCGGCCCCTGTCCATAG
- the polA gene encoding DNA polymerase I, with translation MASLWIIDGHAQFYRAYHAIRSGMTSPITNESTHMVFGFVGVLLKLLREQKPERLILVIDAAGDRGTFRSQIDPEYKANRDAPPDDFRPQVERCLELCKLLGIPVVAVPEVEADDSIATLVKRVRKAHPEWEIRIASRDKDLGQILDEKTALFDASNGNVLTADALWETKGIRPEQVIDMLTLMGDPTDNVPGAKGIGPKTAVSLITQYGSLQGVLDHLDELTPKRREAIEEAKAKFKLGRKLITLKDDCAVPAGIEEPPLKLNEGNRPQVAELMRQLGFHRHQTDLDALLGGAPVPAPAPAAPTTPQEKPAKKKKADDGGPSLFDAVGSGGETTSQTYAIDPLATRDGSYQMISNAEELKSFIEEVRRKKKVMLAFDTETDSIHPSRAGLVGVSLSIAPKSGVYIPLRSPQPDEHMHWKQVLPILKPLLEDASIPKTGHNAKFDIMVLKRHGVELAGLRDDTLISSHLLDSSRMSHGMDALAEMLLGHRNIAISSLIGSGKTQRTFDQVPLPLATEYAAEDADISLRLHQLFAPLIKAMHLEKLLEETELPLVHVLACMEQNGIHVSAEELDRQRVRLEQRSNSLREQVMALSPRPFNLDSPRQLADILFSPAQGELPGLGLHVVKKTQTGASTDVEVLERLANDPKVKTRVPELVLEYRQLTKLVNTYLVALRDAIDPADGRVHASFHQAGTATGRLSSSDPNLQNIPIRSEDGREIRKAFQAEPGHALVSADYSQIELRILAHMSQDEALMQAFREGKDIHKAVAAETFRVPIEQVNDEQRSAAKMVNFGIVYGITPYGLARRLGEKSDYEHARGVIEDYKKRFRGIESFLRRCVEQAKEHGYVQTMLGRRRPIPQVHSKNPNERSLGERMAINTVVQGSAADLIKIAMVRLHEVLKKEFPKAKLILQIHDELLVECPKEQAEAVLKRMKQVMEGAMHLDIPLQADGGIGGDWFDT, from the coding sequence GTGGCCAGCCTCTGGATCATCGACGGTCACGCGCAATTTTACCGCGCGTACCACGCCATCCGCTCGGGCATGACCAGTCCGATCACCAACGAATCCACCCACATGGTCTTCGGGTTCGTGGGCGTGCTGCTGAAATTGCTGCGCGAGCAGAAGCCCGAGCGGCTGATCCTTGTGATCGACGCGGCGGGGGACCGCGGCACCTTCCGCTCGCAGATCGACCCGGAGTACAAGGCCAACCGGGATGCGCCGCCCGATGATTTCCGCCCGCAGGTGGAGCGCTGCCTGGAGCTCTGCAAATTGCTGGGGATTCCGGTGGTCGCGGTGCCCGAGGTCGAGGCCGATGACTCCATCGCCACGCTGGTCAAGCGCGTCCGCAAGGCGCATCCGGAGTGGGAGATCCGCATCGCCAGCCGCGACAAGGATCTCGGCCAGATCCTGGACGAAAAGACCGCGCTCTTCGACGCCTCCAACGGAAATGTGCTCACCGCCGACGCGCTGTGGGAGACCAAGGGCATCCGGCCCGAGCAGGTGATCGACATGCTGACGCTGATGGGGGATCCCACCGACAATGTCCCCGGCGCCAAGGGCATCGGTCCCAAGACGGCGGTGTCGTTGATCACGCAGTACGGATCGCTGCAGGGCGTGCTGGATCATCTCGACGAGCTCACGCCTAAACGGCGCGAGGCGATCGAGGAGGCCAAGGCGAAATTCAAGCTTGGCCGCAAGCTGATCACGCTCAAGGATGATTGCGCGGTTCCGGCGGGCATTGAAGAGCCGCCGCTGAAATTGAACGAGGGCAATCGCCCGCAGGTCGCGGAGTTGATGCGGCAGCTCGGATTTCACCGCCATCAAACGGATCTGGACGCGCTGCTTGGTGGGGCACCTGTTCCTGCGCCGGCGCCCGCGGCGCCGACCACGCCGCAGGAGAAGCCTGCCAAAAAGAAAAAGGCTGATGACGGCGGGCCGAGTCTCTTTGACGCGGTTGGATCCGGCGGCGAGACGACGTCGCAAACCTATGCGATCGATCCGCTTGCGACGCGCGACGGCTCCTATCAGATGATCTCGAACGCGGAGGAACTGAAGTCATTCATCGAAGAGGTTCGCCGCAAGAAGAAAGTGATGCTGGCCTTCGACACCGAGACCGACTCGATTCATCCCTCGCGGGCGGGGCTGGTCGGCGTCTCCCTCTCGATCGCGCCCAAGAGCGGCGTCTACATCCCGCTGCGCAGTCCGCAGCCCGACGAGCACATGCACTGGAAGCAGGTGCTGCCGATCCTCAAGCCGCTGCTGGAGGACGCGAGCATTCCCAAGACGGGGCACAACGCCAAGTTCGACATCATGGTGTTGAAGAGGCATGGCGTCGAACTGGCCGGTCTGCGCGACGACACGCTGATCTCCAGTCATCTGCTGGACTCCAGCCGCATGAGCCACGGCATGGACGCGCTGGCGGAGATGCTGCTGGGACATCGCAACATCGCCATCTCGTCGCTGATCGGCAGCGGGAAAACCCAGCGCACCTTCGACCAGGTGCCGCTGCCGCTGGCCACCGAGTACGCCGCGGAAGATGCGGACATCTCGCTGCGGCTGCACCAGCTCTTCGCGCCGCTGATCAAGGCGATGCATCTTGAAAAACTGCTTGAGGAGACCGAGCTGCCGCTGGTGCATGTGCTGGCGTGCATGGAGCAGAACGGGATTCACGTCAGCGCCGAGGAATTGGACCGGCAGCGCGTGCGCCTGGAGCAGCGATCGAACTCGCTGCGCGAGCAGGTGATGGCGCTCAGCCCGCGCCCCTTCAACCTGGACTCGCCCAGGCAACTGGCGGACATTTTATTTTCACCGGCCCAGGGCGAACTGCCCGGCCTGGGCCTGCATGTGGTGAAGAAGACCCAGACCGGCGCCAGCACCGACGTGGAAGTCCTGGAGCGGCTGGCCAACGACCCGAAGGTCAAGACCCGGGTGCCGGAGCTGGTGCTGGAGTACCGCCAGTTGACCAAGCTGGTGAACACGTATCTGGTGGCCTTGCGAGACGCGATCGATCCGGCCGACGGCCGCGTGCACGCCAGCTTCCATCAGGCGGGCACGGCCACGGGTCGGCTCTCCAGCAGCGATCCGAACCTGCAGAACATTCCGATCCGCAGCGAGGATGGCCGCGAGATCCGCAAGGCCTTCCAGGCGGAGCCCGGCCACGCGCTGGTCAGCGCGGATTATTCGCAGATCGAGCTGCGGATTCTGGCCCACATGTCCCAGGACGAGGCTCTGATGCAGGCCTTCCGCGAGGGCAAGGACATCCACAAGGCGGTCGCCGCGGAGACTTTCCGAGTGCCTATCGAGCAGGTCAACGACGAGCAGCGCTCCGCCGCGAAGATGGTCAACTTCGGCATCGTCTACGGCATCACGCCCTACGGGCTGGCCCGGCGGCTGGGCGAGAAGAGCGACTACGAGCACGCCCGCGGCGTGATCGAGGACTACAAGAAGCGCTTCCGCGGCATCGAGTCCTTCCTGCGCCGCTGCGTGGAGCAGGCCAAGGAGCATGGGTACGTGCAGACCATGCTGGGGCGGCGGCGGCCGATTCCGCAGGTGCACTCCAAGAATCCCAACGAGCGCTCGCTGGGGGAGCGCATGGCGATCAACACGGTGGTGCAGGGCAGCGCCGCCGACCTGATCAAGATCGCCATGGTGCGGCTGCACGAGGTGCTGAAAAAGGAATTTCCCAAGGCGAAACTCATCCTGCAGATCCACGACGAACTACTGGTGGAGTGCCCCAAGGAGCAGGCCGAGGCGGTCCTGAAGCGCATGAAGCAGGTGATGGAGGGGGCGATGCACCTGGACATTCCGCTGCAGGCGGATGGCGGAATCGGCGGGGATTGGTTCGACACGTGA
- a CDS encoding DUF3553 domain-containing protein — protein sequence MSVTAFHNGDQVRHNKRPEWGIGSILKVEMLTREGKTDQRLWIRFPNIGTKTLLASAADLEITNEVATDVAQSIHSRPTLAQFELKREGGWLGEIGGQKLADVMTAITPQATDPFLSLRKRLEVTLQLYRFESTGARLVDWAVAQSGFDDPLSRFNRQELEQFHTRWRFELDAHLGRLLTECRREPEVLSEALVKAPPMAQRAVQKIRSMR from the coding sequence ATGTCCGTCACAGCGTTTCATAACGGTGATCAGGTTCGCCACAACAAGCGGCCCGAATGGGGCATTGGTTCCATTCTGAAAGTGGAGATGCTGACTCGCGAAGGCAAGACCGATCAGCGGCTCTGGATTCGATTTCCCAACATCGGCACCAAGACTCTGCTGGCCAGCGCCGCCGACCTGGAGATCACCAACGAGGTCGCGACCGATGTCGCCCAAAGCATTCACTCCCGACCCACGCTGGCCCAATTTGAATTGAAGCGCGAGGGCGGCTGGCTGGGCGAGATCGGCGGGCAGAAACTCGCGGATGTGATGACGGCGATCACCCCGCAGGCGACCGATCCCTTCCTGAGTCTTCGCAAGCGACTTGAAGTCACGCTGCAGCTCTATCGCTTCGAGTCCACGGGGGCGAGGCTGGTGGATTGGGCCGTGGCCCAGAGCGGTTTCGACGATCCTCTGAGCCGCTTCAACCGACAGGAATTGGAGCAATTTCACACTCGCTGGCGCTTCGAGCTGGACGCGCACCTAGGGCGGCTGCTAACCGAATGTCGCCGCGAACCCGAGGTGCTCAGCGAGGCGCTCGTGAAGGCGCCGCCGATGGCGCAGCGGGCCGTGCAGAAGATCCGCAGCATGCGCTGA
- a CDS encoding IPT/TIG domain-containing protein, with product MNQVSIALVKSFSKVSAFLLAALALLASPHATHAASGSVMCWGYNNSGQSTVPAAALFGVTQVAGGGSHTIALKSNGSVLCWGSNASGQCTVPVSANSGVIQVAAGFNHSIAVKSDGSVLCWGYNSNGQCTVPVAASSGVLQAAGGEFFTLALKNDGSVIGWGSNSWGQCTAPGSASSGVVQIAAGKEHSIARKSDGSVVCWGQNVMGQCTVPGSASSGVIQIAGGFQHTVALKSNGSVLCWGDNAFGQCTVPAAANSGVIQIACGNGYFNAALKSDGSVLCWGSNSAGQCTVPVSASSDIIAIGAGQFHTIAIKSGVAAITGVQPAAGPTTGGTSVTINGINMAYTTSVSVNGVPATSLVVVSPTQITAVVPAGTAGLATVTLTTGDGVFPLSNAFYYEESNSCPADLDGSGEVDGGDVGLLLLDFGDCP from the coding sequence ATGAACCAAGTTTCGATTGCCCTGGTCAAATCCTTCTCCAAAGTGTCTGCCTTCCTTTTGGCGGCACTCGCCTTGCTGGCCTCGCCCCATGCCACGCACGCCGCGAGCGGCTCCGTGATGTGCTGGGGCTACAACAATTCCGGACAAAGCACGGTCCCCGCGGCCGCTCTCTTTGGCGTGACTCAGGTGGCGGGCGGCGGCAGCCACACCATAGCGCTCAAGAGCAATGGCTCCGTGCTGTGCTGGGGCAGCAACGCAAGCGGTCAATGCACCGTCCCCGTTTCAGCCAACTCGGGAGTCATCCAGGTGGCGGCCGGCTTCAATCACTCGATCGCGGTCAAGAGCGATGGGTCCGTGCTGTGCTGGGGCTACAACTCAAATGGCCAATGCACAGTTCCCGTGGCCGCCAGCTCAGGCGTCCTACAAGCCGCCGGTGGAGAGTTCTTCACCCTGGCGCTCAAGAATGATGGCTCCGTCATCGGGTGGGGCAGCAACAGCTGGGGTCAATGCACTGCTCCCGGTTCCGCCAGCTCGGGCGTGGTTCAGATCGCCGCAGGCAAGGAGCATTCGATCGCGCGCAAGAGCGATGGTTCCGTGGTGTGCTGGGGGCAGAATGTGATGGGGCAATGCACGGTTCCCGGATCCGCCAGTTCGGGCGTCATCCAGATCGCGGGCGGCTTCCAGCACACGGTCGCGCTCAAGAGCAACGGATCAGTCCTGTGCTGGGGCGACAATGCATTTGGCCAATGCACCGTCCCGGCTGCTGCGAATTCAGGCGTCATTCAAATTGCCTGTGGCAATGGATACTTCAACGCCGCACTCAAGAGCGACGGTTCCGTGTTGTGCTGGGGCTCTAACTCCGCGGGTCAATGCACCGTGCCGGTTTCGGCGAGCTCCGACATCATTGCCATCGGGGCGGGCCAATTCCACACGATCGCGATCAAGTCGGGCGTTGCGGCGATCACGGGAGTGCAGCCGGCGGCCGGGCCGACGACGGGTGGAACCAGCGTCACGATCAATGGAATCAACATGGCCTACACGACGAGCGTGAGCGTGAATGGAGTGCCCGCGACCAGCCTGGTGGTCGTCTCTCCGACGCAGATCACCGCGGTCGTACCCGCAGGAACCGCGGGGCTGGCAACCGTCACGCTCACGACGGGCGACGGCGTCTTCCCATTGTCGAACGCGTTTTATTACGAGGAGTCGAACTCATGTCCGGCGGATCTGGACGGCTCGGGCGAAGTCGACGGCGGCGATGTCGGGTTGCTGCTGCTGGACTTCGGCGATTGTCCGTAG
- a CDS encoding IPT/TIG domain-containing protein — translation MFALPQDALAVGTPVLCWGRNTEGQCNVHDQADTDVIQVASGDFHSLALKSYGAVLAWGDNFSGQSTVPAAANTGVIQIAAGSYHSIALKSNGSVLAWGYNAQGQCTIPASATSGVTQVAGGQYHTVALKSNGSVLCWGSNDVGQCTVPGAAASGVVKIASGDSHTIALKSNGSVLCWGDNSSGQCDVPALAFSGVTQIEGGATFTVALKSNGSVICWGSDFFGEGTPPAAASSGVIQIAAGAYHAIALKSDGNVLCWGNNAQGQGDVPAGASANVVQIAGGRLHTVALQNLAPTIGGVLPAGGPTAGGTSVTITGINFAAATSVTFNGVAATSVVAFSSTKITAVVPAGTAGFATLTVTTPQGDFTAPDAFNYVELSSCPADLDGSGEVDGGDIGLVLLDFGPCP, via the coding sequence TTGTTCGCGCTGCCTCAGGACGCGCTTGCCGTGGGCACTCCCGTGCTTTGCTGGGGCCGCAACACCGAAGGCCAATGCAATGTGCATGATCAGGCGGACACGGATGTCATTCAAGTTGCCAGCGGCGATTTCCACTCGCTGGCGCTCAAGAGCTACGGAGCGGTGCTGGCCTGGGGAGACAACTTTTCGGGCCAAAGCACGGTTCCTGCCGCCGCCAATACGGGTGTCATTCAGATCGCCGCGGGCAGCTATCACTCCATCGCGCTCAAGAGCAACGGCTCCGTCCTGGCCTGGGGCTACAACGCCCAAGGTCAATGCACCATCCCGGCATCCGCCACCTCGGGCGTGACTCAGGTTGCCGGTGGTCAATACCACACGGTGGCGCTCAAGAGCAACGGTTCCGTGCTGTGCTGGGGCTCCAACGATGTCGGTCAATGCACCGTCCCGGGAGCTGCCGCTTCGGGTGTCGTCAAGATTGCATCCGGCGACAGCCACACGATCGCGCTCAAGAGCAACGGATCCGTGCTGTGCTGGGGCGACAACTCCTCTGGCCAATGCGATGTTCCGGCGCTCGCATTTTCGGGAGTCACTCAAATCGAAGGCGGCGCGACTTTCACGGTGGCGCTCAAGAGCAATGGCTCGGTGATTTGCTGGGGCAGCGACTTCTTTGGTGAAGGCACGCCCCCCGCAGCCGCCAGCTCCGGGGTCATCCAGATTGCCGCCGGCGCCTACCACGCGATCGCGCTCAAGAGCGACGGCAATGTGCTTTGCTGGGGCAACAACGCCCAAGGTCAAGGCGATGTCCCGGCCGGCGCCTCCGCCAATGTCGTCCAGATTGCGGGAGGTCGTTTGCATACCGTCGCGCTCCAAAATTTGGCGCCCACAATCGGCGGAGTCCTGCCCGCGGGCGGACCGACCGCTGGCGGAACAAGTGTCACCATCACCGGAATCAACTTTGCCGCGGCCACCAGCGTGACATTCAACGGTGTCGCCGCGACCAGCGTGGTGGCGTTTTCGAGCACGAAGATCACGGCGGTCGTGCCGGCCGGAACCGCGGGGTTTGCGACGCTCACGGTCACCACGCCCCAAGGCGATTTCACGGCTCCCGATGCTTTCAATTATGTGGAGCTGTCATCTTGCCCGGCCGATCTGGATGGTTCGGGCGAAGTCGACGGCGGCGACATCGGATTGGTGCTGCTGGACTTTGGTCCCTGCCCCTGA